One part of the Oncorhynchus clarkii lewisi isolate Uvic-CL-2024 chromosome 7, UVic_Ocla_1.0, whole genome shotgun sequence genome encodes these proteins:
- the LOC139413206 gene encoding protein FAM83C, translated as MMSSDALRPTQNSGRKALGKLASRLEEVKNPWRQGSTLELSHNEAARLATDALLESGEKEYRRVLTEERELNFLSPLEIHYITENAARNCSSENNSNGTEGDIGEGDTVSELTSGTYFPMMSDEEPPILELGWPENPQRYGPSETQIYFQRDKTHNVKDLIRSLINKAKRVIALVMDLFTDVDLLCDLMEASNKRKVPVYILLDEKNLNYFVDMCAALDIQNSHLGNMRIRSVCGDTYCTKSGKKFTGQVQEKFMIIDCEEVIAGSYSFSWLSAQVHSNMVMHFSGQITESFDREFRCLYADSQIIDCFHNPDEESLPYYPYPVTAPNMGLDFFPERSRNRERVLSSENSSSQSSCSMSSIKAAPGMTNTVYKVTQGHDKKETSNSHLSPERRGGALTPSLHNQTAQGTRGSPNGTNHSPVTEHASSGIGQSGGIEWSKSIPTELRQPNVGGTTSKFQTLGLYDQKSSLFNSSPKTQSPMPDSKLSAKQRTTSNPILNKLTDLFLPPTKKDFLPPTEKDTYIFRRSPPHSAAFGGPDLSQTEPESEQTPPPPPPMINRKDQKRMTLGHSKLDLVNHYNKMKSKQVYSRFELKNNN; from the exons ATGATGAGCTCCGACGCGCTCCGGCCGACACAGAACTCCGGGCGCAAAGCGCTTGGTAAACTCGCCAGCAGGTTAGAAGAAGTGAAGAACCCATGGCGACAAGGCTCGACGCTCGAACTCAGCCACAACGAGGCGGCCAGGTTGGCAACCGACGCTCTGTTGGAGTCTGGGGAGAAGGAATACAGACGAGTtctgacagaggaaagggaattAAATTTTCTCTCGCCGCTTGAGATTCATTATATTACGGAGAATGCAGCCAGGAACTGTAGCTCCGAAAACAACTCAAATGGCACCGAGGGGGACATTGGGGAGGGGGATACGGTATCTGAGCTTACCTCGGGGACCTATTTCCCAATGATGTCCGACGAAGAGCCACCTATTCTGGAACTAGGGTGGCCAGAAAACCCCCAACGATACGGACCCTCAGAAACACAGATCTATTTCCAAAGGGACAAGACTCACAATGTGAAAGACCTCATTCGGTCGTTAATTAATAAAGCAAAAAGG GTCATAGCGTTGGTCATGGACCTCTTCACAGACGTTGATCTGCTGTGTGACTTGATGGAGGCCTCGAACAAACGCAAGGTCCCTGTGTACATTCTCCTGGATGAGAAGAATCTCAACTACTTTGTTGACATGTGTGCAGCACTGGACATCCAGAACTCTCACCTGGGT AACATGAGAATCCGCAGTGTGTGTGGAGATACGTACTGCACTAAAAGTGGGAAAAAATTCACCGGGCAGGTCCAGGAAAAGTTTATGATTATAGACTGTGAGGAAGTCATTGCTGGGTCATACAG TTTCAGCTGGCTCTCAGCGCAGGTCCACAGCAACATGGTGATGCATTTCTCTGGGCAGATCACTGAGAGCTTCGACCGAGAATTCCGCTGCCTGTACGCTGACTCTCAGATCATTGACTGTTTCCATAACCCAGATGAGGAGAGTCTCCCTTACTACCCCTACCCTGTTACTGCGCCCAACATGGGGCTAGACTTCTTCCCCGAGAGGTCACGGAATAGGGAGAGGGTTCTGAGTTCAGAAAACTCCAGCAGCCAATCCAGTTGCAGCATGTCCAGCATCAAGGCAGCACCTGGCATGACCAATACGGTTTACAAGGTCACTCAAGGTCATGACAAGAAAGAGACCAGCAACTCTCACCTGagccctgagaggagaggaggggcacTAACTCCCTCCCTTCATAACCAGACTGCCCAAGGCACAAGAGGCTCCCCCAATGGGACCAATCACAGCCCAGTTACAGAACACGCTTCCTCTGGGATCGGCCAATCGGGCGGGATAGAGTGGTCCAAGTCCATCCCCACAGAGTTGCGCCAACCAAACGTTGGCGGAACAACGTCCAAGTTTCAGACTCTTGGTTTATACGACCAAAAGTCAAGCCTCTTCAACAGTAGCCCCAAGACACAGTCTCCAATGCCGGACAGCAAACTCTCTGCCAAGCAGAGGACTACCTCCAACCCCATCCTCAACAAGCTCACCGACCTCTTCCTCCCCCCAACCAAGAAGGACTTCCTCCCCCCAACTGAGAAGGACACCTACATCTTCAGGAGGTCTCCTCCTCACAGCGCAGCCTTTGGGGGGCCAGACCTCTCCCAGACAGAGCCGGAGAGCGAGCAGACTCCCCCGCCACCGCCCCCCATGATAAACCGGAAGGACCAGAAACGCATGACCTTAGGCCACAGCAAACTAGACCTGGTCAACCACTACAACAAGATGAAGTCCAAACAGGTGTACAGCAGGTTTGAGTTAAAGAATAACAACTGA